A region of the Microcystis aeruginosa FD4 genome:
TTTGTAATTTATTGCCAAAAGGAAGCTGCCTTTGTCTCCGAAAAAGTGTGATATACTGAGCGCCTTGATACTCGTCGTATCCATCCTTAAGATGAAACTCATTATTAATATAGTCTTCCACTAAAACATAAATAGCATAATGATTAGCCAATCCTGCTCGGGATTTAGAACCTCGATTAGCGGCTCTAGTTTTAATGTTCAAATATTGCAATAATTCCCTAGAGTTTAAAATGCTATTTCCCTGATTGGGAAAGTAATTATCGATAATTTGAACAATTGTATTAGTAAATTCATGCTTTACTATCGACATCGAAAAGACTCTCCTGTACAAAGTTAGATTCTTGTTCATTTTCGCTTTTTCTACTATAGCTTTTTTGAGGAGGGAGTAACTTTTCTCCCTTGTATTCTTGCCATCCGAGAATCCGTCGAAGACCAATTTTTAAATACTCCTCTTGTAATTCTATACTAATAGAAATTCTTCCCAAGCGTTTAGCTACAGCAGCAGTTGTAAAAGTTCCTGCAAATGGATCAAGAATAATTCCATTTTTATTAGTGCTGGACAGAATAATTCTTTCTAGCAATGATTCAGGTTTTTGTGAGGGATGATTTTCGTATTCATCCATGCGATATCTTACCCTAGGAAAATACCAGACATTGCCCGGTACTTTCTCTGTATTGTATTGACTGGGAATCGCTTTTCTATAATCAATTAGTTTTCGTTTTGCTCCAGTTTTTGCTTCTATCTTAATATCCTTTGAATTAAAAGTGTAATTATTTTTATCTTTGACACAATGCAGTATTGGTTCATACATCGAACCAAAGTATTTTGTTGCTTGTACTCCTGAACTATCATAATGCCAGATAATGCGACTAAGAATCGTCATTTTTTGTCTTAAGTAAAGATCAAAGTAAGGCATTGCTTGAGTGCTGGCCATAACATATAATGTTCCCTGGGGTTTCAAGATGCGAAGGCAATGATCAAGAATTTGGTTTGCCCAATTTATATAATCATTTTCCGATTCCCATTTGTCGTAAAAATCAGCAAAATGCTTACCTATATTATAGGGAGGATCGAGAAAAATCAGATCTACAGAATTAGAGGCAATCTCACTGGATAAAATCGGCAAAGAATCACCATGAAATATAACTTGTTCATCAGCTTCGTATCGTTTAAACATGATCATTTTTTTAATTTAAAGTAGTTGGATTTTTACTAGCTATTAGCGTTCAGCACCTAGAGAATTTTTCAGATATCAGAACATCCACTTTTAGTTCTTTATTTTTCAATTAAGCTGAGGGCTTCAAGATCAATCCTATAAGATTTGTTGGGAAAATTTATATTTGTCAACAAAATTATAAAGTATTGTAAATATTGTTAAAAAATGTATCGAATGTCAACTATTGGTCAAATAATTTTGACATAATTGGGGTGGAGGGGTTGACAGGTAAAATTTTTGTGTTTTATCCAGCATTTCTTAAGTGTAACTAGGATAGTTTAAAATCCACAACTGATAGTGTTATGAGTGATAATACCAAACAAATTTATAACTACACTGTTATTCTAGAAAAAGAGTCAGACGGTGGTTATCACGCTTTTTGTCCTGCGCTTAAAGGTTGTCATTCTCAAGGAGACACTTTTGAAGAAACGATTGTCAATATTACAGAAGCTATGGAATTGTACCTCGAAAGTTTGATAGATTTTGATTTTTAAGCCTTTAAATATTTTAATATGAGTCAGTATCCTGCGGTCTAATAATCGGGCCGAATTATTTCCAGTAAATTTCTTGCTACTGCCTCCACCACTGGTACAGGAACAGCATTTCCGAATTGTTTTTTAGCAATTGCATCCTGTTGATGATAGATAAAATTATCGGGGAATCCTTGTAATTTACGCGCATCTTGGGGAGTAATTTCTCGAAACTTTTTGGGTTTATAGATTTTCTTTAAAAACAATTGTTTGTATTCTTGGGGATGAGTAGCGGTAATTGAAATAGTAGCAATATAATCTTTAGCACCCGTAGCGGTTAGGGTAGGAATAATATCGGCCGTCGGTAAAATAATCCGATAAATGCCGTTAATTCCTGTCATATTTTTCGAGTTAATAAATTCATACTTACCCTCCTGCGTTTGCCAACAAATCCCCAGAGAAACTAACTGATTTAGTTCCTCGATTTTTAGATCGGGTATAATTTCCAAAAAAGTAGAAAAAGCCACGGGATGACCATCTTTTTCGCCATACTTTTTACTGCGTCTTAATTTCAGCAAAGCTAAACAGATACTTTTTTGTCGTTCCGTAGTTTTGATAATATCCCAAGAATGAATAGTTGTGTGACCATTTCTTAAATCAGAAAAAATAAAGAAGTCATTTAATTCATCTTCTTTTTGAAAACGAGTTCTCGATGGAGGAACAAACCCATTAAATAAAGTATCTGCGGATAACTTGACTTTCTCGACGGGTTGAATATTCTTGATGTCTTCTAAAATATCCAAAACCTTCGGATGGATACCCAAAGGTAAGGGAAATTTAAACCGCTCATAGTTGTCTATATCTTTTCTAATTCCTACGATAAAAACTCTCTCGCGATTCTGGGGTAAACCAAAATCGTAGGCATTTAATAACTGCCAGTAAACTTGATAACCACAATTAGCTAATTCATTGATAATTAATTCTAAATTCTCTTGATTGCGAGGACTAGCTAACCCACTGACATTCTCGAAAATAAAGCTTTTCGGTTGACTTTTATCGACTAATTTAATCACATCAAACCAGAGTTTTCCCCGGGGGTCATCAAATCCTCGTAAACATCCCGCCACCGACCAAGGTTGACAGGGAACGCCGCCGACAATAAGATCAAGATTATCGGGTAAATTGCTAATTTTACTCACATCTCCGAAAGCAATTTCATCGCTGTTGAGATAGCTAATAAAATTTTGTTGATAAACTTGGATGGCCTGTTGATCGATTTCTGAATAGCCTAAACAACGTCCTCCCAATTTCTCCAAAGCGATTCTAAAACCACCGATTCCCGCGAATAAATCGACAAAACGATACTGGGGACGGGTGATAACTAGATGTAGGGGTAATTGGGTTTGTCTGCTGAATTTAACTGTGGTTTTCAAGGGTAAATAATTCCTTTTCACCGTCTGGGAAGATGGGTATCTGTACTAACTATTTTAGTAGAACTTAAGAGGTTTTTCTCGGTATTTTCAGCCGATTGATACAATTTTCAAAAGTAATGGCAGAGATGGTTAATTAGATGCCTGCCACGAATAAAGAAAAATGGTATAAACCTTGAAAACGAGAATATTTACAGATAACGGTGAAGTTAGGCGAATTCAGCGACTATAGGGTTGCTCCATGCTCAAGCCTGGGATGACTCGATAGTGCTTCACGTTGAAAGTGCAAAGGGTTGCATTATGCCCCACAGCACAAGCGGCAATTAAGGCATCAATCAGTCCGACTTTGTGAGACAGATGGTAAGCCGTAAAGTCAGATAAAGCACGGGTACAGTCAGTTTCAGTAGGCCAAACAATCGGTAACGGTGCTACAAGCTGTAGGACTTTACGAACCTGTTGCTGGTTCTGAGCATCCTGAATCAACTCCATCACAACAAAGCCAGGGATACTTGGCAGTTCTGGGAGAGAGGCAAACCAAGCGAGTGCAGGCCCATAACCCCGCTGAATATCAATCATGACATCAGTATCGACAAGGTACATTTACTACCTAAGCCCCCTCACGGGTTTCAGCCTCATGGCGCAATTTGCTTGCCTGCTCCTGGCTATCGGTAATATCAGGTCGGGAGCCAATAACCCCAACGCTTTCCCAATAAGCAACTAGCTCCAGCCCTGTTTTAGGAGGATTTTGAAGAAAAGGGCGAAAGGAGAGGACACGCAGAATATACTCTGCTAAAGGCAATTTGAGATGAGAAGCTTCTGTAGATAACTCATTCTCTAGCTCTGAAGGTAGATCTAGGCTGATGTTCACGGTATTTCCTCAACGTTCAATGACCTGTCTTTGATCATATCGGATATATTCAGTTAAACGAACAGGCTGGGTTGACGCAAGGAAACTCAGTCTCTTCCATGTATTGTCAAGTTTTGTTGATTCTTGATTCTCCTATCTCCTGACTCCTCACCTAAAGGAAGATTTGTGATTTTTGCAGGAGATCTATCGAGTCGAGGAATACTCGTAGTCTTCGATAATGTGGAGAAGTCGCATAGCTGAACTACAGGATTCTTCTAAAATTTCCTGTTTCTCCTGAGAATCTTCGATTAAATCCTCAGATACCAGACGCAAAGAACCTAAAAGACTATTAAGACTGCTTCTCGCTTCGTAGGATAAATAAGCTTTTCTTTTTTGCTCATCTTCCCTATTCTTAGAGTCGTCCTCTTTGCTATCACTAAATTGCAGAGCGTGTAAACGGGCATAATGACCACCTTGAGCTAATAATTCCTCATGATTGCCGATTTCTGCCACTTTTCCCTTGTCCAGCACCACAATTTGATAGGCTTTTTGAACTGTGGAAAGACGGTGAGCGATCACAAGAGTAGTCCGCTCGCGACAGAGTTCATCGATCGCTTCCTGCACTAAACGCTCAGAAATTGTATCCAAAGCACTGGTGGCTTCATCGAGAATGAGAAGATCTGGATCTCGCAGTAAGGCACGAGCGATCGCTAATCTTTGTTTTTGTCCCCCCGAAAGTCTCACTCCCCGATCGCCAATTTCCGTATCCAGTCCTTCCGGCAGTTTGGAGATAAACTCGTAGGCATTCGCCCTTTTTGTCGCCTCTAAAATTTCTGCATCACTAACATCGCTTAATCCGTAGGCAATATTAAAACGGAGAGAATTATTAAAGAGAAAAGTGTCTTGACTGACTATTCCCATCGCTTTTCTCAGAGATTTGATCTCATAATCGCGTAAATCGTGACCGTCAAAAAGAATCCTCCCGGCTGTAGGATCATAAAAGCGTGGTAATAAATCAGCAATTGTCGATTTTCCCGCCCCTGAAGCACCAACAAGAGCGATCATTTTTCCTTTTGGAATCCACAGATCGATGCCCTTGAGAACTAATTCTTGATGACCAGGATAGGAAAATTGGACGTTATCAAAATGAATACCTGTCTCTAATCTTTGATAGGGAATAGAGCCATTGCTCATAAATGGTTTATTCTCTCGAATGAGAAAATCCGCTACCACCTCTACTGCGGAAACATCACCCAATAGACTACCCCTAGCACTGTTAATTTGACTAACTATCGGCAAGGCCCGGAAAAGCACATAGAGATAGGTCAATAAAATTGTCGCTAAAGCTTGCAGTTGTTCATTGAAAAGATAACGACCAGCAATGATAATTAAAGCAATAATAATTACCCCACCGATCTCATTGAGCGGTCCGATTACAGCATTATTAGTCTGGGCATCTAAACCCGCTTTCTCCCGGGCTTCGATATCTTCCACAATAGATTCTAATTCGTATCTTTCATTTCCTACCGCTTTAATTAGCCGAATTCCTGTTAACAGTTCCAACAGTTTATTAGTTTGCTGTTTAGCCGTTAGGGTGATAATCTCTCCAAACTTTTTCGATCTCTTGACAAAGTATTGATTAAGTAGAGCTAAAAAGCCCCCCAAAATAGTAGAAAGAATAGTTAATTGCCAAGAAATTGATAATAAAATAGCAAAGTACATGAAAGCTGTGGCGATAACCTTAATCAGGTTTATGTAATTTCTAATTGATGCCACGGCTCGATTAATCTCCGACATGAAACGATTAAAAATATCTCCTATTTTACTTTTTACATAAAAATCTATATCCACTTCTAGCAGCAGAATAACTGAATCAATTCGCATATCTCTTGCCATAATCAAAGACAAGTAAGTGCCTAGCAAATTACTGACAAAATTGGTAATGTGCTTGAGAATTAAAATCAATAATATCGCCGCAAACATCCAGAAAAAACGAGTATCGACCGAGAAAACATCGAAAACGGAGAGCAGCTTTTTGATAATTTGGGGGGCATTTTTTAAGAGATCATTTTCGGGATTAATAAAAGAAATTAGCAAAGGGATAACTAAAACAGTTCCTACCCCATTAAATATGGTACTGGCAAAGCCTATGACAATGCTGAAAACCACTAATATCCAGTGTTTAAGCGTATATTTAAGGAGGATTTGATTAGGATTCATCGCTCTAAGTAATAAAGTAAACAGTCAACGGTCAATTATCCTACTCCCTACACTCTAATATTTCCCTTCCAGAGAAGTAATTATGCCAGAGAGAGTTGTCGCCATGGCGGTGGTACTATAGGAGGCGATACAGCGCTCTCTCGCTTTTAGTCCTCGTGCATTAGCCGAGTCGAGATGATTAAAAACTTCGCTAATCATGGCAGCTAGTTGCTCTGGCGATCTAGGTTCGACTAAATAGCCAATATCAGCTAAAATTTCGGGAATATCTGCCACTTTAGTGGAAATAATCGGTTTAGCCATCGCCATACCATCGGTGAGTTTAATCGGAAATTGGGCGTTAGCCGTAGCTTCATCCCTCTGGGGAACGATAATAGCATGAGCAGCGGCCACAACTTCCGGCATTCGATCGATCGGTTGAGCAGGTAAATGAATTAACCAAGGTTGACCTTTTTCCAACAAACTATCCAGATAACCATCCCCGATTTGGCGACCTCCCACCACCACCAATTTAAAATCAGGATCACCAATTTGATCTAAAGCGATTAACACATCTTCTAAACCTTTGTGGGGTCTAGCTGTACCCGGGAACATTAAGACTTTATAGGCGGATAAACCGTATTTTTGACGGCAAGCGACAGGATCGTAGAGATTGGGATCGAAAAGTTGCGTATCCTTGCCATTCGGTAAATAAATCCCCCCGTAACGCTTTTGCAAAAATTGATTATTAACCGTCACCCCATCGGCGCGGTTAATTAAATTTTCCATCCAACGCAGATAGAGAGGGTGATTCGGGTCTCTAAGCGCACCATTTTTTTTGAGGATATCCCTAGCTAATTGTCGGGGATGAGGACGATAGGACCATCGATCGCCACCAAACCAACTCATTTCCCAATCGTCAATATCGAGAATCAGGGGACGTGGGGAAAAAAAACGTTTCAGTAAACCGATGCCGAAACTGGTGGGACGGGGTTTAACCGCATAGATAATCTCTCCGGAGAGGCGATCGAGTAAAGTTTTGATCTGGCCAAAAAACTGGGGATAATTATTGCCTTTGACCGATACCACCGGTATATTCCCCGGTGGGGTTGGATAGATTTCCTGGCCAAAAACAGGGCCATAAACCGTCACCTGACAGTTTAGCTGTTGCAAGACTTGAGCAATCAAATAGACTCTTGTACCACCCCCACCGGATAAATCTGGTGCTAAAACAGAGATTTTTTTGTTCACGATCGCCGATCAATCCAGATTATCTAGCACGATAGGAGAATGTTAATCAATGTTAACGTTTTTGTCAATCTTAGGCGAACTTAACATTAATACCCCCAGAGATGGATTAGACAAAGAAAACTAACATATACATTGCCGAGACGACTAACTGAGTAAACATCACTGGTAAACCGTAGCGCAGAAAGGTATGAAAGGTAATTTTGCCCCCGTGTTGTTCGGCGATGCCGGCAGCGACAATATTAGAAGAAGCTCCCACTAAAGTACCATTACCTCCTAGGGTGGCTCCGTACATCATCGCATAGAAAAGCGGTAAAACGGACGGGGGAAAGGAACCAGCATAATCGGGGGAAAGCACTTCTATCCCGACTAAATTAACATTAACAAGGTACTGTTTCAGTAGTGGAACCATGGCCACCACTAGGGGAATATTCGGAACGACACTGGAAATAAAACCGACAAAAAACAGCAAGACTAGAGAACCTAAAAAGATATTTTTGCCTAAAATTATCGCCAGAAATCCCGATAAACTATTAACTACACCAGTTTTTTCTAAGCCGCCAATTAGGACAAAAATTGACATAAAAAATAATAGGGTACTCCAGTCCACATCCCGGAGAATATTATGAACCGTATCGATTTTCGATTGCTGGGCTAAAAGTAGGGCTAAAGCTGCTCCCATCAAAGCCACGGCAGCAGGAGCAAGGGGTACGGGAAAAGATTCACCGACCACGAATAAAAATAAGACTAAAAAGACGATAATTCCCCCCAGAGCTAAGACGCGCGGATGATTAATTTGCGGATGGGGTAAGTCTTCTAAATGCTCGAATTTTGTCCGCCAGATTTTGGGGAATAACCAAGGTAACATCACCAGAATGGTAATTACTGCCAGCGCACCACCTAAACTCAAACGCTGTAGGTATTCCATGAAGGTTATATTAATAGAATCACCGACGATATAAGTAGCAGGATCACCAACGATAGTTAATAACCCGGAACTGTTGGCCACGAAAACCATTAGGATTAAGAGAGGCACAAAATCTACCCCTATATCTTGAGCTAGGGGGGGAATTAGAGGTGCTAATAACATCACCGTGGTAGCGTTAGGTAACACCGCACAGATCGGGGTAGTAATGGCGACAATTCCTATTAGTAATAATTTGCCATTTCCCTTGGCTAAAAGCACCATTTGTGCTGCTAAATAATCAAAAATCTTCGTTGGTTCAAAGGCTCTCACTAACACCATCACCCCAAAAAATAGGGCGAGAGTGGCATAACTGCGACTGATATAACCCACCGCCTCCTGGAGAGTCATGATATGGGTAAAAACTAAGATTAAAGCTCCTAATAAAGCCGCTACGGTAATATGAAGCCACTCGAACATAATAACCACAATGACTGCAACAAAAGTCATCGCAGCAATCCACATTGGTAAAGATTCCAGCATTTTTGATCCTGTTTTTACTCTCGGTTTCTCGATACAACTAAAAGTTTGCCCGGATGTACGGCAAACTCATAGAAAATATGGTTATCTACGGAAAATCTTAAAATTGTTCTGATCGGTAAGCTAACATGACAATCCCCATAAACAATGTCTCCTTTGAGTTATGACTATCAAGTAGTCCCAGCGACATAACTGAACCGATCAAGACATTGCTAGGAATGTAGTGATGTTTCAGTCTTCCCCCCCCACGCCTACGAAGTTAGCTGACGGGCTAGGATAGAGAGATATCCTTTTCTAGTCCAAAAAATCTAGAAATACGCCCCCAAATGTGGTTCCTCCGCTCCGAATTTGTCTAGCTAATATCTAGCATAGAAACTCGGATTAGGCTGACTTACTCTATTTAGTGATCCACCATAACATACTAACCCAAAAAAAACTATATAGTCCTATACCAGACCTATCCTGTCAGTTATCCCCCGGGTTGCTAGGATAGAACAATGATAAGCTAATAGCTAACGACTGACCGCCATAGCAGCCACATCAGCAATTTCTATGAATAGAAGACCCCGTTATACTCCTCCCCGATCGCGCGATCGTGATTATGACCGCTCCTATGGCGATGACTCCCGCGCTTCGGCCCCCGGGGGCCTATTGGCCAAATTAAACTATACCATGATCGCCCTGATTGGTGGTATTTTTGTACTAGGAGTGGGTCTCGGTCTGGTATTCAGTTCCACCGCTAATTTTAGCCCCGAAAACGTCGCTTCCCGGGAAGTAATCGATCGCAGCGCCCCCAATGCGGAATTATGCGTGCAATTTGGGGCCAGTGCCATTGTCACCGATTTGCGGGTTTATGTCACTCTTAACCCCTTTAATGTTTTTGTTACCCAACCAGTCATGCAACCCGGTTGCGTTTTGCGACGCAATAACTGGTCAATTTTAGAACAACAAAAATTAGTCGATGGACAGCAGGTACAAAGTTGCAAAAACCGGATGAATACCTTTGGTTATACCGGTCCCTTGGAAGGCAAACCGAAAATCGATTGTATCTTCCAAAATGAAGCCGGGGGTAATCTTTTTGTTAATCCCGCCGGTGCTGTTGGCCCCAGACCAGATACAGATAAATTCTAAACCGGAAAAGCTCATTCTCCTGACTGCTGACTCCTGACCACTGACTCCTAATTAACTACGACAATTTTGATTTTTACGAGAGGTCTAATGAGTTAGCCATTGGGCCGTAGTCACCACAAAAATTCCGCCAGCTTTTTTTAAAATAGGCTGAATTTCATCGATCAGACGATTAAGTTGTTCGTCACTATTACAAACCGTCATAATGTAGTTACCACTGTAATCACAATCCAAGTCATCACAGGATAAACCTCGATCACCTTTTCCCGAAGTACTGCCAAAGACGGTATAACCGGAAACTCCGACAACATCAAGAACGCTTAAGATTTCTTCCAGAAAAGCATGACTAACAATTATGTCCACTTTTTTGACAGTTTGTAGGGAAGGATGCGGGGATTCAAGCATGGTAGTTCAGTAAAAAAGGGACAAGTGAAAGAGAAAAATTTTGACAGGAATTATTGAAAACTCGCCTGGCTTTTTAGACTCCGCAGCCAATGATTTTGATCATCTCTAGGTACAGAGGAATACCGATGATGATATTGAAAGGAAAAGTTAAAGCCAACGCCATAGAAACGTATAAACTAGGATTCGCTTCGGGAACAGTCATTCTCATGGCCGCAGGAACAGCAATATAAGAGGCACTGGCACACAAAACAGCGAATAATAAAGCATTGCCCTGTTCAAATCCGAGAACCTTAGCGATGAGAATGCCAACTATAGCATTGATGACGGGAATGAACACCGAGAAACCGATGAGAAAAGCACCAGTTTTGCCTAATTCTCGGATTCTTTTCGCCGCCACTAATCCCATATCAAGGAGAAAGAAAGTTAAAGCACCATAAAAAATCTCTTGGGTGAAAGGTTCTAATTTTTCCCAGCCTTTTTCCCCCGTCAGCATACCAACAACAACACTACCGACTAAGAGAAATACCGAACCATTTAAAAAGGCTTCATGTAAAACTTTTGACCAAGAAAACGCTTCTTCTTCGCCATTTTTCTCTTTAAAGACTCGCACCAGGATTAAACCCACTACAATTGCCGGCGATTCCATTAAAGCTAAGGCCGCTACCATGTGACCGCCATAGGAAATATGAAGTTTTTCTAAAAAAGAACTGGCGGTGATGAAAGTAACGGCACTAATGGAACCATAGGCTGCTGCGATCGCTGCTGCATTGGCACTATCGAGTTTAATTTTCAGGATAAAGAAAGTGTAAATGGGAACGATGCAAGCCATAACCACAGAGGCAATCAAAGTTAAAGCGATTTGGTTATTGATGCCACTTTCCGCTAGTTCATAACCTCCCTTGAAACCAATCGCCATCAACAGATAGAGAGAAAAGAGTTTAGGCAGTGGTTGGGGAATCTCTAGGTCGGATTTAAAAAATACTGCCAGCATTCCTAAGAAAAAGAACAAAACTGGCGGATTGAGAATATTGAACAGGATTAAGCTGCCATCCATAGGTTTGCGTACACTAAGTTATTTCAATCTATACTATTCGATTTTGAGAATACTGGGAAAATGTTAAGAACCAGATTAAAACGCTTAACGATGGCCGCCCAAAAAATGCCGTCAGCTTTTCTCCCCTCTCCCCTCTCCCTTCTCCCCCTCTACAATAATTACTCGCAGCCAGAAATACGTTGGGTCACTATCATACTTTGTGCTTTTTGTCAAAAAAACTTTTTTTTTGCAATAAAACTACATAAAAAAAAGATCATCATTGCTGGTGAAATTGACTGATTTACCCGTCTTAATTAGGATCACCTTCTAGGTGTGGCAAGGGTTTCAACCATTGCTGCCTAAAAAAGCACAGAATAACCGACTATGAAATTCTACCAAATCGCTGTAACTATTGCAACATCGTTGTTAAATAAAAATCTTTCTCAATTAATTGTTAAGAATTTATAAATATTGCGGAATGTTAATTTAAATAGTCTCAAGTGTTTGGAGTTAATAAATAACTTTTGCTTATCTTTGTCGGAAAATAGAACTCCTGCAAAAATCCCACATCTACCATTGGGTTAGGAGTCAGGAGTCAGGAGATTATTTTTATTTATTCTTCCCCCGCAACGCGCACGCAGTGACCCCCCCACACCCCACACCCCACACCCCACACCCCACACCCCACACCCCACACCCCACACCCCACACCCCACACCCCACACCCCACACCCCACACCCCACACCCCACACCCCACACCCCACACCCCACACCCCACACCCCACACCCCACACCCCATCCCCTGTTCCCTGTTCCCCGATCAATGCCAAAAATACAGATTAAAACCCCAAAATCCCCACATCTTGCCGCCATGGTAGCCCTCGATCGCACCAGTCTCGGCGGTATTTGGACCCTATCCGGTTATGAACGGGAATTAAACAGCCCCAACAGTGAATTATTAATTCTTACCGTGGACGGGGAGGACGAAACCCTAATCGGATTAGCTTGTTTTTGGGCAATTCTCGAAGAAGCGCATATTACCCTCCTAGCAATTTATCCCGACTATCAAAGACAAGGATTAGGAAAACTGCTTCTCTACAAACTGCTTGAGAAGGCTGTACAAAGACAACTGGAAAGGGCTACGCTAGAGGTGAGGGGATCGAACCATTCAGCGATCGCACTCTAC
Encoded here:
- the yhdJ gene encoding adenine-specific DNA-methyltransferase, with product MFKRYEADEQVIFHGDSLPILSSEIASNSVDLIFLDPPYNIGKHFADFYDKWESENDYINWANQILDHCLRILKPQGTLYVMASTQAMPYFDLYLRQKMTILSRIIWHYDSSGVQATKYFGSMYEPILHCVKDKNNYTFNSKDIKIEAKTGAKRKLIDYRKAIPSQYNTEKVPGNVWYFPRVRYRMDEYENHPSQKPESLLERIILSSTNKNGIILDPFAGTFTTAAVAKRLGRISISIELQEEYLKIGLRRILGWQEYKGEKLLPPQKSYSRKSENEQESNFVQESLFDVDSKA
- a CDS encoding type II toxin-antitoxin system HicB family antitoxin; translated protein: MSDNTKQIYNYTVILEKESDGGYHAFCPALKGCHSQGDTFEETIVNITEAMELYLESLIDFDF
- a CDS encoding DNA cytosine methyltransferase, coding for MKTTVKFSRQTQLPLHLVITRPQYRFVDLFAGIGGFRIALEKLGGRCLGYSEIDQQAIQVYQQNFISYLNSDEIAFGDVSKISNLPDNLDLIVGGVPCQPWSVAGCLRGFDDPRGKLWFDVIKLVDKSQPKSFIFENVSGLASPRNQENLELIINELANCGYQVYWQLLNAYDFGLPQNRERVFIVGIRKDIDNYERFKFPLPLGIHPKVLDILEDIKNIQPVEKVKLSADTLFNGFVPPSRTRFQKEDELNDFFIFSDLRNGHTTIHSWDIIKTTERQKSICLALLKLRRSKKYGEKDGHPVAFSTFLEIIPDLKIEELNQLVSLGICWQTQEGKYEFINSKNMTGINGIYRIILPTADIIPTLTATGAKDYIATISITATHPQEYKQLFLKKIYKPKKFREITPQDARKLQGFPDNFIYHQQDAIAKKQFGNAVPVPVVEAVARNLLEIIRPDY
- a CDS encoding PIN domain-containing protein; the protein is MYLVDTDVMIDIQRGYGPALAWFASLPELPSIPGFVVMELIQDAQNQQQVRKVLQLVAPLPIVWPTETDCTRALSDFTAYHLSHKVGLIDALIAACAVGHNATLCTFNVKHYRVIPGLSMEQPYSR
- a CDS encoding ABC transporter ATP-binding protein, producing the protein MNPNQILLKYTLKHWILVVFSIVIGFASTIFNGVGTVLVIPLLISFINPENDLLKNAPQIIKKLLSVFDVFSVDTRFFWMFAAILLILILKHITNFVSNLLGTYLSLIMARDMRIDSVILLLEVDIDFYVKSKIGDIFNRFMSEINRAVASIRNYINLIKVIATAFMYFAILLSISWQLTILSTILGGFLALLNQYFVKRSKKFGEIITLTAKQQTNKLLELLTGIRLIKAVGNERYELESIVEDIEAREKAGLDAQTNNAVIGPLNEIGGVIIIALIIIAGRYLFNEQLQALATILLTYLYVLFRALPIVSQINSARGSLLGDVSAVEVVADFLIRENKPFMSNGSIPYQRLETGIHFDNVQFSYPGHQELVLKGIDLWIPKGKMIALVGASGAGKSTIADLLPRFYDPTAGRILFDGHDLRDYEIKSLRKAMGIVSQDTFLFNNSLRFNIAYGLSDVSDAEILEATKRANAYEFISKLPEGLDTEIGDRGVRLSGGQKQRLAIARALLRDPDLLILDEATSALDTISERLVQEAIDELCRERTTLVIAHRLSTVQKAYQIVVLDKGKVAEIGNHEELLAQGGHYARLHALQFSDSKEDDSKNREDEQKRKAYLSYEARSSLNSLLGSLRLVSEDLIEDSQEKQEILEESCSSAMRLLHIIEDYEYSSTR
- a CDS encoding glycosyltransferase family 4 protein; protein product: MNKKISVLAPDLSGGGGTRVYLIAQVLQQLNCQVTVYGPVFGQEIYPTPPGNIPVVSVKGNNYPQFFGQIKTLLDRLSGEIIYAVKPRPTSFGIGLLKRFFSPRPLILDIDDWEMSWFGGDRWSYRPHPRQLARDILKKNGALRDPNHPLYLRWMENLINRADGVTVNNQFLQKRYGGIYLPNGKDTQLFDPNLYDPVACRQKYGLSAYKVLMFPGTARPHKGLEDVLIALDQIGDPDFKLVVVGGRQIGDGYLDSLLEKGQPWLIHLPAQPIDRMPEVVAAAHAIIVPQRDEATANAQFPIKLTDGMAMAKPIISTKVADIPEILADIGYLVEPRSPEQLAAMISEVFNHLDSANARGLKARERCIASYSTTAMATTLSGIITSLEGKY
- a CDS encoding ArsB/NhaD family transporter, whose amino-acid sequence is MLESLPMWIAAMTFVAVIVVIMFEWLHITVAALLGALILVFTHIMTLQEAVGYISRSYATLALFFGVMVLVRAFEPTKIFDYLAAQMVLLAKGNGKLLLIGIVAITTPICAVLPNATTVMLLAPLIPPLAQDIGVDFVPLLILMVFVANSSGLLTIVGDPATYIVGDSINITFMEYLQRLSLGGALAVITILVMLPWLFPKIWRTKFEHLEDLPHPQINHPRVLALGGIIVFLVLFLFVVGESFPVPLAPAAVALMGAALALLLAQQSKIDTVHNILRDVDWSTLLFFMSIFVLIGGLEKTGVVNSLSGFLAIILGKNIFLGSLVLLFFVGFISSVVPNIPLVVAMVPLLKQYLVNVNLVGIEVLSPDYAGSFPPSVLPLFYAMMYGATLGGNGTLVGASSNIVAAGIAEQHGGKITFHTFLRYGLPVMFTQLVVSAMYMLVFFV
- a CDS encoding DUF3172 domain-containing protein — its product is MNRRPRYTPPRSRDRDYDRSYGDDSRASAPGGLLAKLNYTMIALIGGIFVLGVGLGLVFSSTANFSPENVASREVIDRSAPNAELCVQFGASAIVTDLRVYVTLNPFNVFVTQPVMQPGCVLRRNNWSILEQQKLVDGQQVQSCKNRMNTFGYTGPLEGKPKIDCIFQNEAGGNLFVNPAGAVGPRPDTDKF
- a CDS encoding P-II family nitrogen regulator, producing MLESPHPSLQTVKKVDIIVSHAFLEEILSVLDVVGVSGYTVFGSTSGKGDRGLSCDDLDCDYSGNYIMTVCNSDEQLNRLIDEIQPILKKAGGIFVVTTAQWLTH